The sequence GGCCTGGCTCTATGCCACCCAGGGCTACGGGGCATGCCTGCCGGCGGCGACAGCCCCGCCCCCCTGAAGGGCGCAGGCGGTTTGACTCCCTACTCCCCGGTCCTTATTGTCTTGGGTATCAAGACATCAAACCCCAGGCCCGTGCTGCTCGGCTGTTGGCCTGCGGGGGATCGGGAGGTGATGATCATGCCAGAGGTGCGCTGTCAGGAATGTGGCAAGGAGCTTCTGCCCACGAGCAGCGAGGCGGGAAAGAGTCCGTGCATCTGCTCGTCGTGTGGCAGGGCGGTCTACGTGCGGGAGCGGGCGAAGATGAAGGTTGAGTGTCCGCACTGTGGCCGGAGCACCGAGACAACCGTGGCCCGCTGATGGTGATGAAGGCTGGAATGCCCGCCTGGCTCACGGAGGGTCGTCCGTGAGAAGGCGGGCTTTTTTGTGGAGGGGAGTGGCTGCCCCCAGGGCTCAGTGCCGGGCCACGATCTCGAGGGCCTCCAGGATATGGATGGCATCCTGGAGATCGGTGTGCTCCTCCCGGAGCACCATCTGGAAGAACTCGCAGTTGGCGCAGTTGCCGAGCTTGGCTGCGTAGTCTCCCTGGACCTTGCCTCCGCAGTAGGTGCCGGCGATCACCCAGCAGGCGCGGCCGGCGTTGTCGCCCCGGTGGATGCCGTCCAGGCTGCGCTCGATGGCGGCCGGGCAGACCCCCAGTTCGGCAACCCGGGCCCCGCCAGGCTGGCGGCCGCATTTCTTGTACTCCCAGCAGTTCAAGGGCTTTTCTCCCATGGCGATGCGTCTCGTCTGCAGATGTGAGGAGGAGGGGCTGGCGACCAAGGGCATGATGCCGGGACCCGTGGCCAGAAACGTCCGGCGTCCCCGGCGTTGAGCCTCAGGCCTGTTGTCAGGCTAGCACACCGGCCTCGCCAGGGGCAAGACAGGCGTCGCCGGTGTTCGGCTAGCCGAGCTGGACCACCAGGGGGATGGTGTGCAGGCGCCGGGATTTGGCCTCGGTCCGCCCCAAAGACCAGTTGACGCGGCCGGGCTTTGCGGGTAGCAGTGCCACCAGGCCCTCCACCAGGGACTGGACACCGATGACCGGGTGGCGGTCGAAGACCTGCGGCAGGCCGTAGGTCAGGTTGCAGGCCAGGCAGGCACCCGGCCGCTCGTGGAGCCGGAAGGCAAAGACGAGCTGCTGCTGGCCGGGGTCGGCGCCGAGGAAGGCCAGGCGGATATCGTAGGCACCCTCGCGGGCATCGCCGTACAGGGCGTCAAAAAAACGATCGGTGCGCTCCGGCGGGAAGAGGGCGTCCAGGGCCTCCTGGGTGAAGATGCGGGCCGGATCGGCGGGCAGGTCCATGGCGAGAGTGTCCAGTCCAGGGCAGACGAGAAGGAGATGAGCACCACCGTGGAACCTACCCAAATGTACCGCCTTGTGCAAGGGGCAGGGGCAGTCCCGCTCCTGGACCGGGATCCCCTGATCGACTACCCGCCGGTCCTGCTGGACAGCCTGGCGGCGATGGCCACTTCCTTTGCCGTGGCGGTGTTCCTCACCGGGGGGGTGGTGCGGGACTGGCTGGCCGGCCGCAAGCCCTGTGACCTGGATCTCACCGTCCCCGGTCAGGCCCTGGACTGTGCCCGCTGGCTCGCCTCCCGGCTGGGGGGCACCTTCGTGCCCCTGGACGAGGGGGAAGGGGTGGCCCGGGTGGTCTGGCAGGGACTCACCATCGATCTGGGCGGCTTCCGGGAAGGCACGGCCAGCATCGAGGCGGATCTGGCCCGGCGGGACTTTACCATCAACGCCCTGGGCCTGGCCTTCGACCCGGGCCGCCGCCGGCTGGCCGAGCCGCGCGCCCTTATCGACCCCACGGGCGGCCTGGCGGATCTGCGGGCTCGGCGGCTGCGGCTGTGCCACCCCGGCGCCCTGGCCGCGGACCCCTTGCGGGCCCTCCGGGCCTACCGGTTCATGGCCTGCCTGGACCTGAGCATGGAGGCGGCCACCGGGGAGCGGATCGCCGGCGCCGTGGAGACCATCCGCACCGTGGCCGGCGAGCGGATCCGCCACGAGCTGGACCTCCTCATGGCCTCGGGCCGGGCGGCTTCCGCAGTGGCGGCCATGGCCGAAAGCCGCCTGCTGGATGCTCTTCTCCCGGAGCTGGCTTGCGCCC is a genomic window of Thermodesulfobacteriota bacterium containing:
- a CDS encoding pancreas/duodenum homeobox protein 1 translates to MDLPADPARIFTQEALDALFPPERTDRFFDALYGDAREGAYDIRLAFLGADPGQQQLVFAFRLHERPGACLACNLTYGLPQVFDRHPVIGVQSLVEGLVALLPAKPGRVNWSLGRTEAKSRRLHTIPLVVQLG
- a CDS encoding two-CW domain-containing protein, coding for MGEKPLNCWEYKKCGRQPGGARVAELGVCPAAIERSLDGIHRGDNAGRACWVIAGTYCGGKVQGDYAAKLGNCANCEFFQMVLREEHTDLQDAIHILEALEIVARH